TGCTCCATttggttatttaattaaaatttaaagtttccTAATTAAGCATGGTTTAATCATAGTTATTGGTTTGAATTGATTTCAATAGTTATGCACCATTATTATACTTGACATTTTCCTAATTTTTTGAAATGATTTCGGTATGACTTGTTTGACTCATTAATTTTGTTTATTgtcataattatttttttttaacttcaaaaTTCGTTTTCTTAAAAGCAGTAATGATGAGTGCGAAAATAGgaaatatttatttgttttataaaaattttaaaaatttcaaaattaaaaaaatagtaatgctgaaaattgaaaaaaaatatttatttgatataCTCATATTTGCTCATGAGATAATCATGTGGAAACAAAAaatgttggatttttttttttttggagggaAAATAAATTACTTAGGAGGGGACATGTGACATAGAtcttctagaagaaaaccttattttcatgTATATAATTAGACTCTAAGAAGAAATATTTTCCTTCGTCTTTGTGTGGTGGAATAATGTGATTCATCATCTGATGGACCATGTCACTTTGCAATTATTTCTCTTAATTTGACCAAAGATAACCAAACTTCCAGTTACCTGCTCCAGTAGTTAGACTCTATTAATCTCACTtcattttcccagttcaattGTTAGCACTTGCTAGTTGCTATGGAGGACAAAGTCAAGGTGATTTTGTTGGGCTCAGGGTTCAGTATGTTTGGGATGAGAGCCATGATAGCTTTGGAAGATAAAGGAATCAAATATGAGTACATGGAGCAGGATCTTACCAACAAGAGCCCTTTGCTTTTAGAAATGAATCCAATTCACAAGAAGATCCCAGTTCTCATACATCATGGAAGACCCATCTGTGAGTCCCTCATAATTGTTGAGTATATTGATACAGTTTGGAAAAGCAATGCTCCACTTCTTCCCTCTGATCCCTACCAAAGAGCTCAAGCCAGGTTCTGGGCTGATTTTATTGATCAGAAGGTATGTAGGTAAGAAATTACCAATAAACAATATCCATGTGGTGGAAGGTTATATTATAAAAACTAATATGATAAAAAATTGCAGGTATATCATGCTTCTAGGAGAATATGGACTACAGATGGAGATAAAAAAGAGGTGGCAAAGAAGGAGTTCTTTGAGAGCTTAAAGCAATTGGAGGAGGTTCTTGGAGATAAGCCATATTTTGGGGGTGACACGTTTGGGTTTGTGGATGTTGCTCTCATCCCTTTCTATTGTTGGTTTTATACTTATGAGACCTTTGGAGGCTTCAAAGTGGAGGCAGAGTGTCCAAAACTTATCTCATGGGCTAAGAGATGCATGCAGAAAGAGAGTGTATCTAAAACTCTTGTAGATGAAAAGGAAGTTTATGAGTCTGTTTTAGATTACAAGAAGAAATTTGTGCTGAGCTAGTGGAAACTGAACACATGTACAAGGGTAAAACAAAATAATACCAGTGAATTACATGAAATCGATTCAGTTTGAGTCAGCGCCACCGCCAACCAATTAGCCTCAACAGCAGTGTATGAGCAGTAAGAGTAAACCACATGGTTCTAACCATTGTGTCTGTTTTTTAATAGACAAATTCCTGCTGTTGCTTCAAAACTAGTGAATTTCCATTATGAATATCTCTTCATAGACTATTTGGCTTtatgcactttttttttttactaactaTGCTCAAAGTATGGATTTATATGAATTTGACTTGCAAACCAATACTGTAATTCATATGACTAAGTTCGGGAATCAAAACCAAACATTAAGAATGTTTAACCTAGGCTCCAAGAAGTGTCAGGGATGTCTATTCTGTTGGGGTAGGATCTCTCTTAACATCACAATCTGTGTAGTATTTATTAAAAGGATTGTTACTAAACTAATGAGCATTTAAGTAGATGTTATGCTtccaaatgatagctcaagtggcaaGAGCTATGGAACATATGAGTTGGGAAGGGGAAGATCTAGGATCAATCCCTGAAGGATGTAAATTATCTTTGtgatgtacccaaaaaaaagagTAGATGTTATGTTTCCGGTTTGTCTTATCAGGTTATGTGGCTTTACTCGCCTAGGTTGGGTTTGTGGTCGAGGTACCTGTGGTTAAGCTAGTTCAACGAAACACAGTAGTATGTACCCAACCCAAAAGTCATAAGCTTAATGAGCTTGAATGACTGAATTAGAGCAATGAAACTCAGTAAGTACACAGTCCTAAATGTCTTGTTTATTGATCTTGAATGACTGTGTTAGAGAGATGAAACACAGTATAAACACCATCCAAATACATTTAGAACACAAAAAGGGCAGTTGCACTGGGTTTGAAATATCTACTAAAGTCTAAAGGAATATAAGTAGCAAAACCAAGCGCATATCTAAATGCAGTTTGGTCATGCTATTGTTGAGAACATATACTTCAGCTAAGTACTTAGAGGCAATCTTATTCTATCACTCTGCCTCTATTTTCCTTGACGTAAAAGTCGTCTCTCTTCGGCAAAACGTTTGATCATGTTCTCATCTGGAAAAGACTTGGACACACTCTCTTTATCAGCACACCTCTTGACCCAAGCAATGATATTGGGATACTGGATTTCATCGATGAAAGATCCACGTAAAGCATTGGTATATAACCAACAGAACAAAGGAACAAGTGCCACATCCACAAAACCAAGGTTGTCTCCACCAAAAAAGGGTTTGTCTCCCAGCTGTTCTTCCAGCAATTTAAGACGCTCAAGCAACTCTTTCTTAGCAGCTTctttctcctcctcttcttcagtTTTCCAGAATTTCATTGCAACCACATATATCTGTTTCATAGTGAAACTTAgttaaaaaaagttaaacaaaGGTAATTTGATAAAGATGAGAAAACAGAAATGATTACAAGTTACAACCATAATCATGAATTCATGATAATGAATCACCTTAGTGTCAATGTAATTAGCCCAGAATCTAGCTTGGGCTCGCTGGTAAGGATCAGAAGGCAACAGTGGAGATTGATGATTCCAAACCTCATCTATATACTCAATAGCAATGAGTGACTCACAGATGGGTTTGCCATTGTGGATGAGGACTGGTATTTTCTTATGAACTGGGTTCATTTGTAAGAGTAAAGGGCTCTTATTGCTGAAGTCCTCTTCCCTGTTCTCATACTTGATGCCCTTTTCCTCGAGCGCAATCCGGACCCTCATCCCATAAGGGCTAAGCCAGAAATTTAACAGAATCACCTCATCTTCCATTGCTCAGAAAGAATGAAGTTTGGATGCCAAAAGTGAGTGAGTTGTACAGGAGTATGGCCAGGCAATTTGTAGAGAATGTAATGTGGGGTATGATGAAAACTGAAATGACAATAAACTATTCAAGCAAAAAAAGAAACCTAGTATATGCTCCGGATATTTCTATGCATATTGTTTCCTTTGAGACCATCTGTTTGTCATTTCTTGATTACAGTACCAGATTGAAACGGCTAATGAAACACTAGTTCTGTGCTTCATCTTCATATCATTAGGCTATGACAAGAAGTAACAACAAAACAGATGCAAAACACAAAATCACAGAACTATAAACAATAGCTGAAAGACTTGGTCATAGAGAGTGGGATCTTAAAAACAATTTCAGATCAAGGAAATGTGTTCCCGGGCTGCTTGATGGCCTGCGGGAATCATGAACTGATTGGATTTCATAAATGCTTCAGCTTGTTCAGATATTTCAGATCTTTTTTTTGCCACCAAATCAAATTTTAGGAACATTCCTTATCTAAAGTAAAAATAATAGTGAAAATTTATCATGTTCGTTATCGGCGTATCCTCAGTTAGATTTGAGATTGGGGTGCTCAGGAATATAAGCACCGCATGCTTAAGACATTGACCAGGAAACTGAAAGTGGAAGCTTGATGTCAGAGATATgctcctctctttctctcacttTTGTCTATTGCCTACATATGTTCAGTTAAGTGTAAGTTTGTGTATAGCTGTTAGTTATGTGTAATTTTGTTAAGTGTGTAACTGCCAATTGTGTATAGCTGTTAGTAGTTAGATTCATATTGTATTTGAGTCTGTTAGCTAATTTGTTGGAAAACTATAAAGCTTCTTTtacttagaagttagaaccCACTGATAGTTTTCAACTCATTTATCATTAACAGAGTGATACTGTTCACACAGTAGTTTTTCAAGCAAACTAAGAAAAGGTCTATTTTTGTGATCAGCCTAAGAGACATAGTAAACAGAGGTTAAAGGCGGGATTAATGCCCGCGATCTGGCATCATCCAAGTCTTGACCGGGAGTGTGACATATTAGAAAATATATCCTAGCTAATTTTAGTTTCTTCTGATAAATGATGAGGGTTGTAAGCCAAGTTTGTTTCTTCATCCCTTTCTGTTACTACTTCACAAAGAAAGCCAAACCAGTTGCATTATAAAAAGTTTCATATAGCTCAAAACCTGGTTTTTGAGCGAGCTGAATGGCATAGTCCGATCCATATAGCCTACCTCACTTAGTAGAAAAGGCTTTTGCTGCTGTTGTATGATAGACAGTGACACTAGGTGAATAGAAGAGGATAACAGAAGCAATAAACACATCAAAGATGCATCTGAAGATTTTCAAAACCTACATAACCGCACAGAAAACATGCATTTTAGGCATATCTACACAAAGGTGCCctttatttcaaaattattcAACATAAAGGTGAAGCAGGCGACAAGCAACAGACAAGTACTTCACTATGGCCATTAAGCCTCTAACCTACTCAACGCCTAATTTCTTTCTCATGTCGACAGCGAACTCATAGACCTTATGTTGGTCAGGTAGAGACTTTGAAACGCTCTCTTTCTGCAGGCATCTCTTGGTCCAAGCAATAAGTTTGGGGAACTCGCTCTCTATGCTGAATTTGCCAAAGGTCTCAAAGGCTTTAAACCAAGTGTAGAATGGAACAAGTGCAATATCAACAAAGCCAAGCTTGTCTCCTGCGAAACAAGTCCTGTCTCCCAGATGCTCCTCCAACAATTTGAAGCAATCTATGAATTCCTTCTTGGCAGCTTcttgttcttcatttttcttcacaATAATGTTCCTCCCAATTCCATATATCTATGTCACATTGAGAATTAACATTCAATTAGATCATAAAATACAAGAATGAGAATGACGAGAGCCATTGAGAATCTATATTCACTAATGCATCGTATGTTAAAGATAATTAGCCAAATCATTTTTGTTATTTAAACCCTCTAGAGGATTCGCCTAAGAGTTTTCTGTGAGTTAAAATACTTGATGCCCTTTTCAGCAAGTGCAATTCTGACCCTCATCCCAAATGGACATGCAAAGAAATCAAGCAGAATCACCTTATCAGCCATATTTGAATTTCTGAATAACAAAGAGAGATGAAAGTAGAGAGGACAAGCCTAGGGGCCTATGTACTTGTAGAGAGAGCTTGGAATGACCAAGGTGTGCACTGTGCAGCAATCTTGAACTGTCACTATATCTAGATTATTATGGATAAGGCTTTGACTAAGACCATGTACAATGGTGTAAACAAGTTTTTCCCATTCAACACCACTTtttatcttcccaacactccacatcatcttctctctccaattcaacacactTTCAACaaatacccactccaatggttttctctctcaacaccctaccccaccactcaccctaccccaccactttttatttcatatttttatttaattttatgtttttgttttttttatttacataaaattacaattattattttaaattaaattaaataataaacacttaacgaattaattttttttaatatagataataatttattttatttccttaactaaaaaatggaagacgataaacgaagcacacaataatttattttattttcttaacttaaaatgcaagacaacaaactaagcacacaacacacaaataacgtaattagtacgatacaaatcatcttccatcacgaagcatttgcaaactttgtccatatgtgcttcactagatctgcttgcagttcgtgatgaacgttcgaatcacgcaactcggatctagcacgcacatgatttgcaaaagcgggtaacacaATAACTCATACATTAAAGCCGAACATTACAGACTTGCcatcactgacaaattattaaagcaaacacaacATACTTGACGACAACACTGACAAATGGTTAAAGCAAACACCACAGatttgacaccactggcgggtttgaccgaatacagacaaatactcgattgaaattaattaccAAATAGGTCTTGGGCCAACTTACTCAACAGCTCTTTCTTACGGTCATCGAGATCCTCTTCAGAACTTAGCTTGagatacaaattggttttcatcaattggttAGTTTGTTCTTGCACCATTGTTAGCTTATCAATTCGTGCAATCTCTTGAGCCTTCAAATCTTTGTATTCAACCCAAACTTTCCCCTTCTCCTCAACGACAGgttctttacttttctttttattctttcttttagctgcctccctacccattggacgaggaatCGATCCTATAGTGgttgagccacatgcatcactgtcgtgagatctcttagatccactacttgctgagccaccatttcctcctacttgactacaaaaacgtggtaGATCACGGAGAGCGatccattcttccatcaaagtaaattgaacattcttcccacatgcgaataattcctgcgcttttgccaaaacatcattatccgaccaaccgcttccttGTTGACGCTTAGCggcatcataagcgccaatccatttacccagtattttgttcatataattccaacggtttcgACATGCAATTCCAtcacgcggaggatcgaatgagcaatgctcattacaatactcagcaatatctctccaaaatgtttctcctttctggtttttccccacaacactgcttgttccacagttaatccacccactaattagcaccatattttgtgcagtgttccatgcgggtGCATGCGTttttttgctcttaggagtgacttcattgacttcattatcagctgacccgtcaccaagattgacttgtgttgaaaattccggaaattccgGTCCATCAACACTAGGAAAATTTGCACGAACCAttggcatataaccactagactggggtgtttgagatggatatctcacagatccataagatggatgaaaGTTTGGAACAAATGATGACTGGTTCGAATActgatttggatctggataatagtttggattttgaggatgttggttggagaattgatgtgggacttgaaaatagtttggattttgaggacgttggttggagaattgatgtgggacttgataattggtgggattttgaggacgtgggtaagaaaattgatttggatcttcatagttgttgggattttggttggaaattgggtagcttgaagaattctgggtgttgtaatggtgattgttgggatccatttcaaaacaaatgctaatagaaggataataagatggtgagagagataataaagatggggaaaaacttggtttttttttctgtgtccaaatctatcaaaccaagtctctatttatagagaaaaaaaagttatgaattttggtaaaaaaaaaaaaacattttcaacaagataattcagtttaaagttttttaaaaaaaaaaatccggcTGGCCAATGGGACGCTGCCACGCGTCCCATCCTCACCCACTCggtcttctctctcctctcccACTGACACGCCACGCGCCTTGTCGGCGCGTGTCGTGCACGCGCCTTGCTCTCTCCAATCCGGAGCTGCCACGTGGCTCCGGATGCTCCTCTCAACTTTGTTGAACCGGTTCAACATTTTCCCACTTTCAACAGCTTTCAACCAACCATTGCATGGTTTCAACAACTCTCAACATGTTTCAACATGGCATTCAACATGCCATTGTACATGGTCTAAGTGAAAACTACCTGACCACTTTTCCTTTGATACCGATAAAAGAAAACACCAAAATAGTAGTCTAATTATCTAGCTGTTCAACtggttatttattttataaattattacaattttgatttgtttttttcaataaaaccctttatcttcttttttcctCTATACCAGGACTGTATAATAGTTTATCTGTTCtactgtttttttttcaataaaaccCTTCATCATTCTCGGAAACCCTTCTCCCACCTAGGACTGTAGAGAAACACATGCATTTGGCAATCTGATTTTTCCCTTAGCAAGTAGTAGTTTTGCAACACAGTACATTAAGCAATCCTGATTTTTAGAAATCTCAACAATGCATCCCCCTCATTTTTTTCTACCTCTCCTTATCACATTACAATATTTATATTACACTTCTCTTTCACTCTCTTTTCTcacattttttcctttttttaatcACACACTATTCAGTTTCAGAATACTCTCTCCTATACACAATCCCAACGGATGAGATATCTTACCCTTAAATGAGTAGAATTAGTCAAATATAACTGTCAAATGAATCTTTCCCAAAGTCCAATTTGTCAAATGCAGCTGGAAATGAAGCTGGAGAATTTCTCTTAACAATGTCAAGTATAAGAACAGGTCTATTTTTGTTCAAGGATCAATACCCACAAGCTAGCATCATCCAAGAAGCAGTTGGATTTGTGACACATTAGAAATATGTTCTAGCTAATGTTAGTTTCCTCTGATATTCCATGGGGTTGTAAACCAA
This portion of the Lotus japonicus ecotype B-129 chromosome 3, LjGifu_v1.2 genome encodes:
- the LOC130743199 gene encoding probable glutathione S-transferase, which translates into the protein MEDEVILLNFWLSPYGMRVRIALEEKGIKYENREEDFSNKSPLLLQMNPVHKKIPVLIHNGKPICESLIAIEYIDEVWNHQSPLLPSDPYQRAQARFWANYIDTKIYVVAMKFWKTEEEEEKEAAKKELLERLKLLEEQLGDKPFFGGDNLGFVDVALVPLFCWLYTNALRGSFIDEIQYPNIIAWVKRCADKESVSKSFPDENMIKRFAEERRLLRQGK
- the LOC130743202 gene encoding probable glutathione S-transferase parC, producing MADKIYGIGRNIIVKKNEEQEAAKKEFIDCFKLLEEHLGDRTCFAGDKLGFVDIALVPFYTWFKAFETFGKFSIESEFPKLIAWTKRCLQKESVSKSLPDQHKVYEFAVDMRKKLGVE
- the LOC130743198 gene encoding probable glutathione S-transferase codes for the protein MEDKVKVILLGSGFSMFGMRAMIALEDKGIKYEYMEQDLTNKSPLLLEMNPIHKKIPVLIHHGRPICESLIIVEYIDTVWKSNAPLLPSDPYQRAQARFWADFIDQKVYHASRRIWTTDGDKKEVAKKEFFESLKQLEEVLGDKPYFGGDTFGFVDVALIPFYCWFYTYETFGGFKVEAECPKLISWAKRCMQKESVSKTLVDEKEVYESVLDYKKKFVLS